The Verrucomicrobiota bacterium sequence CCAATACAGCATCATTGTGACAGCCTGTTTAGCATGGATGATTTGGCTGTTGGAAAGGAAAAAGGAATTGCTCGCGGGCATCTTGCTCGGGGTCGCCATGATTAAGCCGCATTTGGCCATCCCGTTTGCATGTATTCCGTTGGTACGGCGCCAATGGCGATGTCTGATGGTAACATTGATTTATCTTGCCGTTGGCACCTTGGTCAGCGGGGTGGATTCAGGTGAGTCGCTCCTGGAATCTTTCCGAGGGATGAATAACGCTATCCATAAGGATATGCGCATGGGCCTGCTGGACGGACTAAAATGGATTGGGTTGAATCATGTTCAAGTGATGGTGATCGGTCTGGTGGTTGGCGGTTCGATTTGTATATGGTTTATTCACAAGTACCAGCATGTGTCGTCATTGACCCTGGCCGCTTTATGCGCGGTCACGAGCTTGTTGTGGAGTTATTCCAGGCGGTATGACCAATCATTGCTATTCTTTTTAATGGTGGCAATCGCTTCAAGAGTCCCAAATCCACATGGGCGAAATGCTTGGTTTCCTTTTTTGGTGGTTGGCATTACCGTTTGGACTCCGTTTACCGAGCCGCTTTGGCATGGCTGCTTACCCGTCGTCATTGGTGCAATCTGGATATTCGGGGTGGCATGGCTGTGCGTCGAAACGTCTGCCCAAGTTGCAGTGAAACAGGCGGATGTGTCTAAATCGGTGGGCCCCACAAATTCATCGTTTTGCGATTCTTAAGCTCAAGGGAAAACGAAGGTTTTATGGGGTATCATTTTCACCGTTGATGGCTAACCTTGTTCAGATCGTTCCCCGGCTGCCTCCCAATGTGGACGGGGTGGGGGATTACGCACGGGTATTGGCGGCAAAATTACACGCTGATCATGGATTGGCATCGCGATTTATTGTGGGTGACCCACTGTGGCCAGGGGCACCTTCAGATTTTCCTTTCCCGACCGTTGGCGTTCGGCAACGCACAGGGGAAAATTTAGCGCATTTGTTAGGAACGCATGCCCTGGGCGAGGTGGTTTTACTCCATTATGTGGGCTATGGGTATCACTACCGTGGCATTCCATTCTGGCTGGTTTCAGGACTAAATCGCGCGCAAAACAACGGCCAGCGGCTGGTCGTTTTTTTTCATGAATTATGGTCGGTCGGACCACCTTGGAGCAGCGTATTTTGGCTTCGCTGGCTGCAATGGTGGCTGGTGCAAAACCTTAGCCACCGTGCCGACCGATGCCTGACCAGTACGCGGCGCATGGCACTGTGGCTCAAGCTGGACGCACCGGTTATGACGATTCCCAGTTCGGTTGTAACCACGGTACGCGGGGCCGGGATAAAGGTTCGCAGCCATCCACCCTGGTCCGTCATGGTTTTTGGATTAACACACACCCGTTTGCGCACCATTCAGGCACATGCCAATTTCCTGCGTGATTTGAATCAGCGCGGAGCTTTGTTGCGCATTTTGGTGGTTGGACATGCGGCACGGGGCGGCGCGGATCCGAGTGACGACATTCGTTTCTTGGCCCAACTGGTTTCCCAAGACAAAATTTGCATCCGCGCTTCAGTTGAAGAAAATGAGGTGATTGGCGCGTTTCAGGAGGCATCGTTTTACCTGACTTTTTACCCTCCAACTCTGGCAGGGAAGTCTAGTAGCTTTACCACCTCGCTGGCGTGTGGGTGTCCAGCGGTATTCCACCAGGGTGGTGACGCCCGGCCGCTCACAGCGGGAAAAGAATTTATGGTATGTGACGGTTCGCCATTGGCAGTTGCGCGGTTTATGGAAGAGGCCAGTCAGGGGAAGCTGGCTGCGGTCGGTGCAGCGGGGCAGGCGTGGTATCGCGAATACGCGGATTGGCCGGTGTTGGTCAATCGCTACGCGCAAATTTTGAATCCATTACTACGCTCCGGATGAAAATACTGATGGCATCCTATGCGTATTATCCCCATGTGGGCGGCATCGAAACGGTTGGGGGGTTGCTGGCGGAGGAGTTTATTCGGCAGGGCCACGAACTTAAAGTAGTAACCCATGTCGCTGAAACTGGCGGCGATCGCTTGCCCTATGAAGTGCTGCGCCGACCCAATCTGGCGGCGTTTTTGCGAACGGTTGTTTGGTGTGAAATCCTCTTTCATAATAATATCAGCATGCGATATGTCTGGCCGCTTGCTTTGGTCGCAAGACCGTGGGTGATCGCGCATCATGGGTGGATTTCCCGTTCCAATGGGCGCGTGGGAGTACGTGATTGGTGGAAGCGTTGGCTTACGCGATTTGCAACCAATGTCTGTATCAGCCAAGCGCTTCCTGATATGTTGCCGGTCGCTTGCACCGTTATTCCCAATCCATATCAGGCGAGTGTTTTCCGTGTGTTGCCGAATGTTCAGCGGAATCAGGACCTGGTGTTTTTGGGGCGCTTAGTCTCCGAAAAGGGGGCGGCAATATTGCTGCAGGCGTTGGCAACGATCGCACGGAAGCGAATACGTCCGTCCTTGAGCATTATTGGCGATGGCCCGGAACGCCCGCTGTTGGAGAGGTTGGCAAATGAATTGGGTTTGCAGAAGCAAGTGAGGTTTTGCGGACAGGTGTATGGTCCAAAACTGGCTGCGCTGTTAAACCAACATCGGCTCTTGGTGGTGCCTTCTTTATTGAATGAACCATTCGGGTTGGTGGCGATTGAGGGCATTGCTTGTGGGTGTGTGGTTGCGGGTTCGGAAGGGGGCGGCTTAAAAGATGCCATTGGGCCATGTGGCATGACGTTCGCCAATGGCGATGTCACGGCATTGGCCAGCGTGCTGCAAACGCTTTTACAGCACACGGCCAATACCGCTAAATTTCTTGAAGCGGGCGAATTGCACCTAAGAAAGCATCGGCCAGATGTGGTGGCCGCGCAATATCTTGAGGTGTTTAAAGCCGCGATACGGTAAATGCTTGTTGTCAGTCATCCCACCGGCAATGAATTTGTTCGGGCCTTGCTTTATGAAGCGGCTAAAAGAGCTGTACTGTTGAAGTTTTTTACCACTCTGGCGACGGCCAAGTCTGACTGTCTGTGGCCGGCAAGAGTTGGTCGTCGGCGCGCTTATGCATTGCCAAAAAGCATTTTGGAAACGCGTCCGATGCGAGAATCCGTGCGGTTACTGGCTACTAGCATGGGATTTACCTGGCTCACCCGCCATGAGTGCGGATGGGCTTCGGTGGATGCTGTTTATCGTGATCTTGATGCACACATGGCCACTTGGCTGACATCGCTGGGTAAGGCTAAGTTTTCGGGTGCCGTGCATGCTTATGAAGATGGCGCACTGGCGACTTTTCAAGCGGCACGTCAGCAAGGGTTACGTTGCAGTTACGAGTTGCCGATCGTCTACTGGGAAACCAGCCGCCGCCTTTTGGCGGAGGAAGCGCTACGCTATCCAGA is a genomic window containing:
- a CDS encoding glycosyltransferase family 87 protein — protein: MSGLSWMLALLAAAYLLVGFYGMVFRDRGALDLRLRWLSQQTAAKEASPDAITETIQYQPYPPWAFFSGQLFVLSMSWAASKIYFAGVNLVALLSLVWWLILIGKGYSNVERWFVICTAFAVAGMAVCLRLGQYSIIVTACLAWMIWLLERKKELLAGILLGVAMIKPHLAIPFACIPLVRRQWRCLMVTLIYLAVGTLVSGVDSGESLLESFRGMNNAIHKDMRMGLLDGLKWIGLNHVQVMVIGLVVGGSICIWFIHKYQHVSSLTLAALCAVTSLLWSYSRRYDQSLLFFLMVAIASRVPNPHGRNAWFPFLVVGITVWTPFTEPLWHGCLPVVIGAIWIFGVAWLCVETSAQVAVKQADVSKSVGPTNSSFCDS
- a CDS encoding glycosyltransferase family 4 protein, which codes for MKILMASYAYYPHVGGIETVGGLLAEEFIRQGHELKVVTHVAETGGDRLPYEVLRRPNLAAFLRTVVWCEILFHNNISMRYVWPLALVARPWVIAHHGWISRSNGRVGVRDWWKRWLTRFATNVCISQALPDMLPVACTVIPNPYQASVFRVLPNVQRNQDLVFLGRLVSEKGAAILLQALATIARKRIRPSLSIIGDGPERPLLERLANELGLQKQVRFCGQVYGPKLAALLNQHRLLVVPSLLNEPFGLVAIEGIACGCVVAGSEGGGLKDAIGPCGMTFANGDVTALASVLQTLLQHTANTAKFLEAGELHLRKHRPDVVAAQYLEVFKAAIR